Proteins from a genomic interval of Motacilla alba alba isolate MOTALB_02 chromosome 11, Motacilla_alba_V1.0_pri, whole genome shotgun sequence:
- the LOC119705742 gene encoding hydrocephalus-inducing protein homolog, protein MGLQPGQSVDMVLRGFSHIPQEVQDYVLCEAVIGTNIMKKKIIKTIITCEFIHPSIEVSARQFSFRVDKKPSDVLRLQYQPLALKNTCLLPLDLMLDLEQPFLICNVDQQPLPHGQPVRVDVGLMNWILRAGKKRRF, encoded by the exons ATGggcctgcagccaggccagtcTGTGGACATGGTGCTGCGAGGCTTCTCCCACATCCCACAG GAGGTGCAGGATTATGTGTTGTGTGAAGCTGTCATTGGGACaaacataatgaaaaagaagataataaaaaCAATCATTACCTGCGAGTTTATTCACCCCTCTATAGAAGTGTCAGCCAGACAATTCTCTTTCCGGGTGGACAAG AAACCCAGTGATGTCCTGAGGCTGCAGTACCAGCCTTTGGCTTTAAAAAacacctgcctgctgccacTGGACCTCATGCTGGACTTGGAGCAGCCGTTCCTGATCTGCAATGTGGACCAGCAGCCCCTCCCACATGGCCAG CCCGTGAGAGTGGATGTAGGG CTTATGAACTGGATTTTAAGagctggaaaaaagagaaggttcTGA
- the LOC119705743 gene encoding hydrocephalus-inducing protein homolog, translated as MGPVLKGYTETHTLKISNPGQIHASFQVDVSVLQDTGFSVDLDQMNGLPPNHTLEFDVRFESAHKPQGDVEVVLPIEVTEGPVYNVRLHATVLELSLDLSKNRLQFSDILVGHCQVETIRLHNRFRVPCRWFITASKPVVKKDHLKYVTPAVRQKMQAPEDEPCPFEVTPSKGTLGPGKWQNLQIQFTPKEEVRLAGVSPGGLSGLSGNEGLVQRVCSPWALACLHIAVQLGIQLKGRSIPKSSLPVAAGSRKLVACLSLQSSMDTVQAARIGTAVSLSLGGILNIAEIKQAAGSCQPKGHPDVSFQLIKQDFRTTWRKSASRPLLRPCSIHAGLNPN; from the exons ATGGGCCCTGTCCTTAAGGGTTACACTGAGACACACACTCTGAAGATCAGCAACCCTGGGCAGATCCATGCGTCCTTCCAGGTCGATGTATCtgtcctgcaggacacag GTTTCAGCGTGGACCTGGACCAGATGAATGGCCTGCCCCCCAACCACACCCTGGAGTTTGACGTGcgctttgaaagtgcccacaAGCCACAGGGTGATGTGGAAGTGGTGCTGCCCATAGAG GTGACAGAAGGCCCTGTGTACAACGTCCGCCTCCATGCCACTGTTTTGGAACTGTCGCTCGACCTCTCCAAGAACAGACTGCAGTTCTCTGACATCCTCGTTGGGCACTGCCAGGTTGAGACCATCCGACTCCACAACCGGTTCCGAGTACCCTGCCGATGGTTCATTACTGCCAGCAAGCCTGTTGTGAAG AAAGATCACCTGAAATATGTGACACCAGCTGTACGTCAGAAGATGCAGGCACCAGAGGATGAGCCCTGTCCCTTTGAAGTGACGCCCTCCAAAGGAACCCTTGGACCAGGAAAGTGGCAGAACTTGCAAATCCAGTTTACACCCAAGGAGGAGGTGAGATTGGCAGGTGTCAGCCCAGGAGGCCTGTCAGGGCTATCTGGAAACGAGGGCCTGGTGCAGAGAGTGTG CAGTCCCTGGGCTCTGGCCTGCCTGCACATTGCCGTGCAGCTGGGGATTCAACTTAAAGGACGGAGCATTCCCAAAAGTAGTTTGCCTGTGGCCGCTGGGTCTCGGAAACTGGTAGCGT gtctcagtttgcagagctctatggaCACTGTCCAGGCAGCCCGCATTGGCACAGctgtcagcttgtcccttggcggcatcttgaatATTgcggaaatcaagcaggcagccggatCCTGCCAGCCAAAGGGCCACCCAG ATGTCTCTTTCCAGCTAATAAAGCAGGACTTtagaaccacgtggagaaagagcgcttctcgtcctttgcTTCGTCCATGTAGTATCCATGCTGGCCTAAATccaaactag